One Dioscorea cayenensis subsp. rotundata cultivar TDr96_F1 chromosome 17, TDr96_F1_v2_PseudoChromosome.rev07_lg8_w22 25.fasta, whole genome shotgun sequence DNA window includes the following coding sequences:
- the LOC120280835 gene encoding programmed cell death protein 4-like has protein sequence MEKKKSRGSVKGNQGGRRDRRSATGMNGEPKKGGHGGKFTWVGTQTYSEKEFINGVLEIEAVDAKDPNFEDPLELLQEVA, from the coding sequence atggagaagaagaagagcagagGGAGTGTGAAGGGGAACCAGGGTGGCCGGAGGGACAGGCGATCGGCAACGGGGATGAACGGCGAGCCGAAGAAGGGTGGACATGGTGGTAAGTTCACCTGGGTTGGTACCCAGACCTATTCTGAGAAAGAGTTCATCAATGGAGTGCTGGAGATTGAAGCTGTGGATGCTAAGGATCCAAACTTTGAAGATCCACTTGAACTTCTTCAAGAAGTGGCTTGA